The Delphinus delphis chromosome 7, mDelDel1.2, whole genome shotgun sequence genome includes a window with the following:
- the LOC132428150 gene encoding GTP-binding protein Di-Ras3-like, producing MGSSCFGLKERLIKRLRPLPTLTFIGTCLPQRRSRDFRVVVVGSIGVGKSALVQRCVRGNFREAYLPTIEDTHLQALGCSHKAGAMHTTDTTGGRRYQATCHCQGHAFILVYSVTKKQTLEELKPLYELIRQLKGNSPQKCAIILVGNKCDESHREVSEKEGAAYVSEWNCAFLETSAKMNINVQALF from the coding sequence ATGGGCAGCTCCTGCTTTGGCCTCAAGGAACGGCTGATAAAGCGGCTGCGGCCTCTGCCTACCTTGACCTTCATCGGTACCTGCCTGCCCCAGAGGAGGAGCAGAGATTTCCGCGTGGTGGTGGTCGGCTCGATCGGCGTGGGCAAGAGCGCGCTGGTGCAGAGGTGCGTGCGCGGCAACTTCCGTGAGGCGTATCTGCCGACCATCGAAGATACCCACCTCCAGGCGCTGGGATGCAGCCACAAGGCGGGCGCAATGCACACCACCGACACTACCGGCGGCCGCCGCTACCAGGCGACTTGCCATTGCCAGGGTCACGCCTTCATCCTGGTCTACTCCGTCACCAAAAAGCAAACCCTGGAGGAGCTGAAGCCCCTCTATGAGCTAATCCGTCAACTCAAAGGCAACAGCCCGCAAAAGTGCGCCATCATCCTGGTGGGCAACAAGTGCGATGAGAGCCACCGGGAGGTGAGCGAGAAGGAAGGTGCTGCCTACGTGTCGGAGTGGAATTGTGCCTTCTTGGAGACCTCCGCCAAGATGAATATCAATGTGCAGGCGCTGTTCTAG